The proteins below are encoded in one region of Drosophila santomea strain STO CAGO 1482 chromosome 3R, Prin_Dsan_1.1, whole genome shotgun sequence:
- the LOC120451880 gene encoding uncharacterized protein LOC120451880, translating into MLQERNALEAAGLNNTHGGILINIYICLLSVKPSPVPPLTPPPPPIANSAKTLKENVFFHYDWQVRFVVDLGVFLSALSALLRRSGTGALLWHPSLSHPRLSLRFQTFVGALDVGEFLITPWQKALTKMTWDPARK; encoded by the coding sequence AAACGCATTAGAAGCAGCAGGATTGAATAATACTCATGGTGGAAtcctaataaatatttatatttgtttactttccGTGAAACCGAGTCCCGTGCCACCGCTAacaccaccgccaccacccaTTGCAAACTCGGCTAAGACATTAAaggaaaatgtgttttttcATTACGACTGGCAAGTGCGCTTTGTAGTGGATCTCGGAGTGTTCTTGTCTGCCTTGAGTGCACTTCTCCGACGCTCTGGCACTGGAGCCCTCCTTTGGCACCCAAGCCTTTCCCATCCTAGACTTTCCCTTCGTTTCCAAACGTTTGTTGGAGCCCTAGACGTAGGGGAATTTCTCATAACGCCATGGCAAAAGGCACTGACGAAGATGACTTGGGATCCTGCTCGCAAATGA